A stretch of the Aspergillus puulaauensis MK2 DNA, chromosome 6, nearly complete sequence genome encodes the following:
- a CDS encoding uncharacterized protein (COG:T;~EggNog:ENOG410PJ1E;~InterPro:IPR000742,IPR011042,IPR003431;~PFAM:PF02333;~SECRETED:SignalP(1-19);~go_function: GO:0016158 - 3-phytase activity [Evidence IEA]) codes for MQLSRSISLILALCVGAIAATSPVRTANLPISALTNEVDSDQSVVYYGGSLNNSLLIGNDGGAATGGIRSFGFTHNLTLTQTAHVRPGRTKAVGVLYDIDARGKDVIVSIAAPDSFIRLFDVNGMREVPVQKKALGDWSCLCTWGDYFFLFGKKVAMQFLVRESRGNVEILEIQTFPLPVEPSSCAVADQDNTVYFAGEDETLYSFTAAESTASPDIEIIGQVTDEITRLAVYISDADTHSILVSQTDTIEVYTPDLQLKGSLSITGSEDIEISGLSIHQANSTQYPYGLLSFAIESDLGTGYGTASLEPAFQQLPLKPNTSYTPRKTHSPHPAPAQNGFTNTNGTLSCFAGFTGPQCKTPTCANACSSNGSCIGPNECLCTPPRAGPDCSWIGVSATYETAANGGDGDDPAIWISPANDKNKSTIITTTKSEIGAGLAVFDLRGNFLQTVSAAEPNNVDVVYGVQLGERMVDLAFAACRGDDTLCFFEITPTGHLKSIRGGNQPTPEDFTVYGSCTYRSPKSGKQYVFVNEKSGRYLQYELHASAGNNGTALSTTLVRSFIGGSGGQPEGCVADEENGWLFVGEEALGVWRYDAELGPEPDTNIDESANGTLIAKVGDSLYADVEGLSLLYGKTPDQGLLVVSCQGVSAFSVLRRATPHEHVLTFTIGESEDGAVDGVTNTDGVAGVGTRLNGDFPAGLLVVHDDANQLQGGGTAELASFKLVSLGDVLGAGEVGGEVDTEWDPRLASYT; via the exons ATGCAGTTGTCGCGCTCAATTAGCCTCATTCTCGCCCTATGCGTAGGCGCAATCGCAGCTACCTCTCCAGTTCGAACGGCCAACCTACCCATCTCGGCCCTGACAAACGAGGTCGATTCCGACCAGTCGGTCGTGTATTACGGGGGAAGTCTGAATAATTCCTTGCTAATCGGAAATGACGGCGGCGCTGCAACGGGTGGAATTCGCAGCTTCGGCTTCACACACAACCTAACCCTAACACAGACCGCGCACGTCAGACCAGGCCGAACAAAGGCCGTGGGTGTGCTGTACGATATCGATGCCCGGGGAAAAGATGTAATTGTTTCAATCGCTGCCCCGGACTCTTTCATCCGGCTGTTCGATGTAAACGGTATGAGGGAGGTTCCTGTCCAGAAGAAAGCGCTTGGGGATTGGTCGTGTCTGTGTACGTGGGGGGAttacttctttctttttgggaagaaggtcgCGATGCAGTTCTTGGTTAGGGAGAGTCGCGGAAACGTGGAAATACTCGAG ATTCAAACGTTTCCACTGCCCGTGGAACCGAGCTCTTGTGCTGTCGCGGATCAAGACAATACTGTCTATTTTGCCGGAGAAGACGAGACGCTCTATTCATTTACAGCTGCGGAGTCCACAGCAAGCCCAGATATAGAAATCATCGGACAAGTCACCGACGAGATAACAAGACTGGCTGTCTACATATCAGACGCAGACACCCACTCCATCCTCGTATCCCAAACAGACACGATCGAAGTCTACACACCAGACCTGCAACTGAAAGGCTCTTTATCAATAACCGGATCAGAAGACATCGAAATCTCCGGCCTATCAATCCACCAAGCCAATTCAACACAATACCCATACGGCCTGCTAAGCTTCGCCATCGAATCAGACCTAGGAACCGGGTACGGCACTGCCTCGCTCGAGCCAGCATTTCAACAACTTCCCTTGAAGCCAAATACATCATATACCCCTCGAAAAACACACTCACcccatccagccccagcccagAATGGCTTCACGAACACAAACGGGACACTCTCGTGTTTCGCCGGCTTCACCGGTCCACAATGCAAGACACCCACCTGTGCTAACGCCTGCTCATCAAACGGATCCTGCATCGGACCCAACGAATGCCTCTGCACCCCCCCACGGGCCGGACCagactgttcctggatcGGCGTCTCAGCAACATACGAAACCGCCGCGAACGgaggcgacggcgacgacccCGCGATCTGGATTTCCCCAGCAAACGACAAAAATAAATCAACTATCATCACGACCACAAAGTCCGAGATCGGGGCCGGGCTGGCTGTGTTTGACCTAAGGGGCAATTTTCTCCAGACGGTTTCTGCGGCAGAGCCGAataatgttgatgttgtttaTGGGGTTCAACTCGGGGAGAGGATGGTGGATCTGGCTTTTGCGGCGTGTCGGGGGGATGATACGCTTTG TTTCTTCGAAATCACACCCACCGGCCACCTAAAGTCCATCCGCGGCGGAAACCAGCCTACACCGGAAGACTTCACCGTCTACGGCTCATGCACCTACCGCTCCCCAAAGTCCGGGAAGCAGTATGTATTCGTGAATGAGAAGTCCGGCCGGTATCTGCAGTACGAGCTCCATGCTTCAGCTGGCAATAACGGCACTGCACTATCCACAACCCTAGTCCGGTCTTTCATTGGCGGCTCCGGCGGACAGCCTGAGGGCTGTGTGGCGGATGAAGAGAACGGGTGGTTGTTTGTTGGTGAAGAGGCGCTGGGTGTATGGCGGTATGATGCTGAGCTAGGACCGGAACCAGACACAAATATAGATGAATCTGCGAATGGGACTCTAATCGCCAAAGTCGGCGACTCGCTGTACGCAGACGTCGAAGGTCTCTCTCTCCTGTACGGCAAGACACCCGATCAAGGGCTGCTGGTTGTATCGTGCCAGGGGGTGAGTGCGTTCTCGGTCTTGCGGCGGGCGACGCCGCATGAGCATGTCCTTACGTTTACGATTGGGGAGTCTGAGGATGGGGCTGTTGATGGGGTGACGAATACCGATGGGgtggctggggttgggaCGCGGCTGAATGGGGATTTCCCTGCGGGGTTGCTGGTTGTTCATGATGATGCGAATCAGCTGCAGGGGGGTGGGACGGCGGAGCTGGCGAGCTTTAAGCTGGTTAGTCTTGGGGATGTGCTGGGGGCTGGGGAGGTGGGAGGCGAGGTTGATACGGAGTGGGATCCTAGGTTGGCATCGTATACTTAG
- a CDS encoding uncharacterized protein (COG:S;~EggNog:ENOG410PZWF;~InterPro:IPR006760;~PFAM:PF04667) encodes MQSGDKVPCPESMTKSEKYHFSKYGKLPSRGLLDKRSHERTYFDSGDFALSATDHMSDDGAIQTGTEHPHRDSISHPYAPIPAASNVGKDANEDVNRKSIVPESSPLLQQKNWKNGELGAA; translated from the exons ATGCAATCAGGTGACAAAGTACCATGCCCTGAA TCAATGACCAAGAGTGAGAAATATCACTTTAGCAAGTACGGAAAGCTGCCAAGTCGAGGCTTACTTGATAAAAGATCTCAT GAACGAACATACTTTGACTCTGGTGATTTCGCGCTTTCCGCCACTGATCATATGAGCGATGACGGTGCTATTCAAACAGGAACAGAGCATCCCCATCGTGACAGCATCTCGCATCCTTATGCCCCTATCCCAGCCGCTAGTAACGTGGGTAAGGATGCAAACGAAGATGTAAATAGGAAGAGTATAGTACCGGAATCaagtcctcttcttcaacaaaaaAATTGGAAAAACGGAGAACTGGGTGCAGCATAA
- a CDS encoding E3 ubiquitin-protein ligase (COG:O;~EggNog:ENOG410QE9I;~InterPro:IPR002867,IPR017907,IPR031127,IPR044066, IPR013083;~PFAM:PF01485;~go_function: GO:0004842 - ubiquitin-protein transferase activity [Evidence IEA];~go_process: GO:0016567 - protein ubiquitination [Evidence IEA]), with product MSSPPDDINQAFDQLDLEDTTTAAPFRTSLAELQAAPDPRANWRPRRGRRERPRLPPAWIEHTPQPQPQPQRLDLEYVDDETLVRMGILDPPLGPGHAGSQQPEQPEQADLLGYADDETLFKMGILYPPLDQDDAGPTHVEQTEQERQPRQPQQAGQTEQAEQVGQAKKAKKAAKGKQAEQAEQAEKTGQPESSTQATRRGDKSPARTRNCVVCLQDKDILDTTPLLCGHDICSGCMNNFFERSLVDESIFPPQCCTKPIPLDRARIVLKEGLVEKFEKRRVEIETINRTYCHVSDCRAFIDPATIAGVVGICPECEATTCTMCKHPAHSGPCPDDPDTRAVLDMALRNGWKRCYNCSCVVERQGDGCEHMICILCHVDFCYDCGEPWTPEHHRGNHEDGRAILSGAHAFPVVTETATEAGASGLQVPPVEEEEEDDGYDGDDDDEDAVGELIDVYFDPGDSSPEHVASQGKVDESNQSPEDSDSDEDVFYDAVEYQDEEDDSDEDVFYDAVEYMDEEGNEEESEKEEEEEKEKESDDEETEEINEDPIGEPVGEPVLEPGDDRFESEGDADSEAESEAESEAEQISDNDETAQKVLDGLGYNCGHNGWRDAHSRGRCGDCTKELRGYGWKCLQCGLVVCSTCRIFFARDAVRRVR from the exons ATGTCTTCACCCCCCGACGACATCAACCAAGCATTCGACCAGCTCGATCTCGAAGATACCACGACAGCAGCCCCCTTCCGTACCTCCCTCGCAGAACTCCAAGCCGCACCCGACCCTCGCGCCAATTGGCGCCccaggagggggaggagagaacgCCCCCGTCTTCCACCGGCTTGGATAGAGCATAcaccgcagccgcagccgcagccgcaacgCCTTGATCTGGAatatgttgatgatgagacgttggtgaggatggggatcCTGGATCCGCCGCTGGGTCCGGGACATGCAGGCTCTCAACAACCCGAGCAACCCGAGCAGGCCGATCTACTGGGGTATGCTGATGATGAGACTTTGTTTAAGATGGGCATTCTTTATCCGCCGCTGGACCAGGACGATGCAGGCCCTACGCATGTTGAGCAGACTGAGCAAGAAAGGCAACCTAGGCAACCTCAGCAAGCTGGGCAGACTGAGCAAGCTGAACAAGTTGGGCAAGCCAAGAAGGCTAAGAAAGCTGCGAAAGGTAAGCAAGCTGAGCAAGCTGAACAAGCCGAGAAAACCGGACAACCAGAGTCCTCCACACAGGCAACCCGCCGCGGAGACAAATCTCCAGCACGCACACGTAACTGCGTCGTCTGCCTCCAAGACAAGGACATACTAGACACGACCCCCCTCCTCTGCGGCCACGACATCTGCAGCGGATGCATGAACAACTTCTTCGAGAGGTCCCTCGTCGACGAATCCATTTTCCCACCGCAATGCTGCACCAAGCCCATCCCCCTCGACCGGGCCCGGATCGTCCTGAAAGAGGGCCTCGTTGAGAAAttcgagaagaggagggtcgAGATTGAGACTATCAACCGTACATACTGCCATGTTTCTGACTGTCGCGCTTTCATCGATCCGGCTACCAtcgctggtgttgttggtaTATGTCCGGAATGTGAGGCTACCACCTGTACGATGTGCAAACACCCAGCCCATAGCGGGCCTTGTCCTGATGACCCTGATACGAGGGCGGTGCTGGATATGGCGTTGAGGAATGGCTGGAAACGCTGCTATAATTGCAGTTGTGTGGTAGAGCGACAGGGGGATGGATGTGAGCACATGAT TTGTATCTTGTGCCATGTCGATTTCTGCTATGATTGTGGAGAACCCTGGACGCCTGAGCACCACCGCGGTAACCACGAGGACGGCCGTGCGATCCTTTCCGGTGCGCATGCGTTTCCTGTTGTGACAGAGACTGCCActgaagctggagcttcGGGGCTTCAGGTGCCTCctgttgaggaagaggaagaggatgatgggtatgatggagatgatgatgatgaggatgcggtGGGGGAACTGATCGATGTGTATTTCGACCCGGGGGACAGCAGCCCTGAGCATGTTGCATCCCAGGGGAAGGTTGATGAATCTAATCAGAGTCCGGAAGATAGCGAtagcgatgaggatgtgtTTTATGATGCAGTTGAATatcaggatgaggaagatgacagcgatgaggatgtgtTTTATGATGCGGTTGAATAtatggatgaggaagggaatgaggaagagagcgagaaggaggaggaggaagagaaggagaaagagagcgacgacgaagagacGGAAGAAATCAACGAGGATCCAATCGGCGAACCAGTCGGGGAGCCAGTGCTTGAACCAGGCGATGACCGGTTCGAATCAGAAGGCGACGCAGACAGCGAGGCAGAGAGCGAGGCAGAAAGCGAAGCAGAACAGATATCTGACAACGACGAGACCGCGCAGAAGGTCCTGGATGGGCTTGGGTACAATTGCGGGCACAACGGGTGGAGGGACGCTCACAGCCGTGGTCGGTGCGGCGACTGCACGAAGGAACTGCGTGGCTATGGCTGGAAATGCCTACAGTGCGGGCTTGTGGTGTGTTCGACGTGTAGGATATTCTTTGCGCGCGATGCAGTGCGTCGTGTCAGGTAG
- a CDS encoding glycoside hydrolase family 88 protein (CAZy:GH88;~COG:S;~EggNog:ENOG410PKI9;~InterPro:IPR008928,IPR012341,IPR010905;~go_process: GO:0005975 - carbohydrate metabolic process [Evidence IEA]): MSIERGLQELFSENVVAKVLRVAVEALNNNNPPTVYPEFVPQHGNDTGRYILRDSDFWTCGFFPGILYLLRERAVKYPQTFPYLNHSTSAPARGNLLQELTQLCNTWTDPIRSMTTRTDTHDLGFILQPSLRKDWELTSNASSLDGLITGARSLASRFVPSVGAIRSWDALVQTDVSITSLEDDCLVIVDSMMNLDLLYYASHHVSDPGLADIATKHAKKVITSLLRCESRIEDEYPLYSTYHVVNFDPKTGGIKSHRTAQGYSRDSTWARGQAWAITGFAQTYTWTKDREFLAVACGLAEYFVLRLENSPDCVERAAPTEQDPNRRVGRYVPLWDFDAPVEDEESPLRDSSAGVIAANGMLVLAAALRADGQGLLAERFRGLAVKIVAETIEYSLAEKARLVGDGLEVEDLVPGERFDAILKNATANHNSQDHDRYSDHGLVYGDYYLLEFGNQLLRLG; the protein is encoded by the exons ATGTCAATCGAAAGAGGACTGCAGGAGCTCTTCTCCGAGAACGTAGTAGCAAAAGTTCTCCGAGTGGCCGTAGAAGCACTCAACAACAAC AACCCACCTACCGTCTACCCAGAATTCGTCCCCCAGCATGGAAACGACACCGGCCGGTATATCCTCCGCGACTCAGACTTCTGGACCTGCGGCTTCTTCCCAGGAATCCTCTATCTCCTGCGCGAGCGCGCCGTCAAATACCCTCAGACCTTCCCTTACCTCAACCACAGCACAAGCGCACCAGCCAGAGGTAATCTCCTGCAAGAACTCACCCAGCTATGCAACACCTGGACAGACCCAATCCGGTCCATGACAACGCGCACAGACACCCACGATCTCGGGTTCATACTGCAACCGTCCCTGCGGAAGGACTGGGAACTCACCAGCAACGCCTCAAGTCTCGACGGTCTAATAACCGGCGCCCGCAGCCTCGCATCGCGGTTCGTCCCCAGCGTCGGCGCAATCCGCAGCTGGGACGCGCTGGTGCAGACTGATGTCAGCATCACCAGTCTAGAAGACGACTGCCTGGTTATCGTGGACAGCATGATGAATCTGGATTTGCTGTATTATGCCTCTCATCATGTATCTGATCCTGGGTTGGCGGATATAGCAACGAAACATGCTAAGAAGGTTATTACGTCTCTTCTTCGATGTGAGAGTCGGATTGAGGATGAGTATCCCCTGTACTCAACATACCACGTCGTCAACTTTGACCCAAAAACGGGCGGTATCAAGTCCCACCGCACGGCACAGGGGTATAGCAGAGACTCGACCTGGGCGCGCGGACAGGCTTGGGCGATAACGGGTTTTGCGCAGACATATACCTGGACAAAGGATAGGGAGTTTCTTGCTGTTGCGTGTGGGCTGGCGGAGTACTTTGTGCTTCGGTTGGAGAACTCACCCGACTGTGTAGAACGGGCTGCACCGACGGAACAGGATCCAAATAGGAGGGTTGGACGGTATGTACCGCTTTGGGACTTTGATGCGCctgtcgaggatgaggaatcTCCGCTACGGGATTCGTCTGCTGGGGTTATTGCGGCGAATGGGATGCTGGTTCTTGCTGCGGCTTTGAGGGCGGATGGGCAGGGGTTGTTGGCGGAGAGATTTCGGGGTTTGGCTGTTAAGATTGTTGCTGAGACGATTGAGTATTCTCTTGCAGAGAAGGCACGGTTAGTTGGTGATGGGCTTGAGGTGGAAGATTTAGTCCCTGGAGAGCGGTTTGATGCGATATTGAAGAATGCAACGGCGAACCATAATTCCCAGGACCATGACCGGTATAGCGATCATGGACTGGTCTATGGGGACTACTATCTGCTGGAATTTGGGAATCAGCTGTTGAGGCTGGGTTGA
- a CDS encoding hexose transporter protein (COG:G;~EggNog:ENOG410PHVS;~InterPro:IPR005829,IPR005828,IPR003663,IPR036259, IPR020846;~PFAM:PF00083,PF07690;~TransMembrane:12 (i30-49o75-92i104-124o130-151i163-183o195-216i285-303o323-344i351-369o384-402i423-440o452-471i);~go_component: GO:0016020 - membrane [Evidence IEA];~go_component: GO:0016021 - integral component of membrane [Evidence IEA];~go_function: GO:0022857 - transmembrane transporter activity [Evidence IEA];~go_process: GO:0055085 - transmembrane transport [Evidence IEA]), whose protein sequence is MLSHSDNFEGLVLKDVIPNDRKPWYRDGTLIKLNTILLCALLTQIASGYDSSMLNGMQSLPQWTSYFGEPTGTRLGAMTFGPTGGTLISVLISSQLCDRYGRRYPICGGSIIIIVGGILQAAAVNYGMFVLSRFIVGFGLGIVATAAPPLLTEVAYPTHRGKLVSFYLVTWPLGSLIAAWVTYGTFKMTNSSWSWRIPSALQCFFSLTQAILSLFAPESPRWLIYQGRAEEALAILTKYHGHGDADSRLVRFEMAEITATLEMEKAQRLSRWTEWLSTKGNRHRLFLALYIPAMLQWSGNALTSYYLSKVLNTINVTDAKTQLIINACLSVWGFLTAAFFATLVDRAGRRRLFLSGMGGMGIAYIIWTICSALNEKHNFEDKGFAAAVLAMIFVFSAAYHMCSPVAPTYIMEVVPFSLRAKAAMMYQLTGNLAGLYNSFANPVAMDAISWRYYIVWCVVIGVNFVLIWLFFSETRGKGLEEVAEIFDGPDALVGRNAMRNLGLDVPKAAV, encoded by the coding sequence ATGCTGTCCCACTCTGATAACTTCGAAGGGCTTGTGCTCAAGGATGTCATCCCCAACGACCGCAAGCCCTGGTACAGAGATGGCACCCTCATCAAGCTGAACACGATCCTGCTCTGCGCTCTCCTCACTCAAATCGCCTCTGGCTACGACAGCAGCATGCTGAATGGCATGCAATCGCTCCCCCAGTGGACAAGCTACTTTGGCGAGCCAACAGGCACCCGTCTAGGAGCCATGACATTCGGTCCCACTGGTGGGACTCTCATCTCAGTTCTCATCTCATCCCAGCTCTGCGACAGATATGGCCGTCGATATCCCATCTGCGGAGgatccatcatcatcatcgtcggcggaATCctccaagcagcagcagtcaacTACGGCATGTTCGTCCTCTCCCGGTTCATCGTAGGCTTCGGTCTCGGAATCGTCGCCACTGCTGCACCCCCTCTACTCACCGAAGTCGCATATCCAACTCACCGCGGCAAGCTGGTCTCCTTCTATCTAGTTACCTGGCCGCTGGGCTccctcatcgccgcctgGGTCACATACGGCACATTCAAAATGACCAATTcctcctggagctggcgcaTCCCAAGCGCACTGCAATGCTTCTTCTCCCTAACCCAAGCCATCCTAAGCCTGTTCGCCCCGGAGTCTCCCCGCTGGCTAATCTACCAAGgccgcgccgaagaagccctcGCCATCCTAACAAAataccacggccacggcgaCGCAGACAGCCGGCTGGTCCGCTTCGAAATGGCCGAAATCACAGCGACActggaaatggaaaaagCACAGCGTCTGTCGCGCTGGACAGAGTGGCTGTCAACAAAAGGGAATCGCCACcgtctcttcctcgccttgtACATCCCCGCCATGCTGCAGTGGTCCGGCAATGCATTGACATCCTACTACCTGTCCAAAGTCCTCAACACAATTAACGTCACAGACGCCAAAACccagctcatcatcaacgcctGTCTCTCCGTCTGGGGGTTCCTGAcagccgccttcttcgctaCCCTCGTCGACCGCGCCGGCCGCCGCAGACTCTTCCTCTCGGGGATGGGCGGGATGGGAATCGCCTATATAATCTGGACGATCTGCTCGGCGCTAAACGAAAAACACAATTTCGAGGATAAGGGGTTCGCGGCGGCCGTGCTGGCTAtgatcttcgtcttcagcGCCGCATACCACATGTGCTCGCCGGTGGCGCCAACGTACATCATGGAGGTGGTTCCCTTCTCGCTCCGCGCAAAGGCGGCCATGATGTACCAGCTTACGGGGAATCTGGCGGGCCTGTATAATAGCTTTGCGAACCCGGTGGCTATGGATGCGATTTCGTGGCGGTATTATATTGTCTGGTGTGTGGTGATTGGGGTGAACTTTGTTCTCATTTGGTTGTTTTTTTCTGAGACCAGGgggaagggtttggaggaggtggCTGAGATTTTTGATGGGCCGGATGCTTTGGTTGGGAGGAATGCGATGAGGAATTTGGGGTTGGATGTTCCTAAGGCTGCTGTCTAA
- a CDS encoding uncharacterized protein (COG:I;~EggNog:ENOG410PG86;~InterPro:IPR030918,IPR009081,IPR006162,IPR036736, IPR029058,IPR001031,IPR020806,IPR020807,IPR042104;~PFAM:PF00550,PF14765;~go_function: GO:0016788 - hydrolase activity, acting on ester bonds [Evidence IEA];~go_function: GO:0031177 - phosphopantetheine binding [Evidence IEA];~go_process: GO:0009058 - biosynthetic process [Evidence IEA]): protein MAFSVAQHTIGDPGSSDNYGCRVADMSVTQPLIITPKGEQRVLRINARHNAEKRTIMVTYESTSGHEEKQTTHATCTVEYGLDNRWSQRWTRSLHLVESRICELEAQVNQGEASKVSRGLAYSLFKSLVDYTSDYQRMERILFASQSLEASATVQLDRRECDTGFVCSPYWIDSLAHISGFVMNANDTINTQEVVYISHGWESMWFHMPLAPHTDYQTYVKMCHVEKSVVSGDVWILHEGRVAGVVEGLRFQRIPRSALDILLPKTPCGPAGTQLSVPHKPMSVPHKPISKGIPEAASKAISGVDTAKNTPGSKHLIADILGIPEAEIAPDDSLDELGMDSLACLTLASRLTGSFEVRVPNSKMMECTTVGQLTDFVFGLGMDGSSSPSNSTSQSDFLEEEEGGTPGTPLTDTDGDPHDVMSLITSTIIEESGVQKSDLEPDVELGDLGIDSLMALTVVSKLRTSGLDLPLDFFHTHTTIGDVTRALTGASPVQDEGTVSASDSDRASRQAAEGSVISNTAMLIPIQAGHKPRRPRRLFLFPDGSGSPGSYARLGDLHPAFEVYGLVCPFIDNPDNCSCRIEDLVRKYLETVRKEQPRGPITSEGGQLEVFWRSRPRSNSMPLVKRLVSYYCWIHRALRFFLQCRQASLTTLRLPGCCLVQT from the coding sequence ATGGCATTCAGTGTTGCCCAGCACACCATTGGCGATCCTGGCTCCAGCGATAACTACGGTTGTCGCGTTGCGGATATGTCTGTCACTCAGCCTCTGATAATTACGCCCAAAGGAGAACAGAGGGTTCTAAGGATCAATGCTCGCCATAACGCCGAGAAAAGGACGATCATGGTTACATACGAATCGACTTCAGGACACGAAGAGAAACAAACCACTCATGCAACCTGCACTGTCGAGTACGGCCTTGACAATAGATGGTCCCAACGCTGGACCCGGAGCCTACATCTCGTTGAAAGCCGCATATGCGAACTAGAGGCCCAGGTAAATCAAGGGGAAGCCAGTAAGGTCTCGAGGGGCCTGGCGTACAGTTTATTCAAGAGCCTCGTTGACTACACAAGTGATTATCAGAGGATGGAGCGAATACTATTCGCAAGTCAATCCCTTGAAGCATCTGCCACAGTCCAGCTGGACCGCCGCGAGTGCGACACGGGGTTCGTGTGTAGTCCGTACTGGATCGACTCCCTCGCCCATATATCGGGGTTCGTGATGAACGCAAACGACACTATCAACACCCAAGAGGTCGTATATATCTCCCACGGCTGGGAAAGTATGTGGTTCCATATGCCGTTGGCTCCCCACACAGACTATCAGACGTATGTTAAGATGTGCCATGTGGAGAAATCTGTGGTGAGTGGTGATGTCTGGATCCTGCATGAAGGAAGGGTTGCGGGCGTCGTAGAGGGCCTGCGGTTTCAACGCATCCCCAGGTCCGCACTGGACATCCTCTTGCCAAAGACCCCTTGCGGCCCAGCAGGTACACAATTATCGGTGCCTCATAAACCAATGTCAGTGCCTCACAAACCAATATCAAAGGGCATCCCGGAGGCGGCATCAAAGGCCATATCAGGCGTTGACACTGCTAAGAACACCCCAGGTTCCAAACATCTGATAGCAGACATCCTTGGTATACCAGAGGCTGAAATCGCTCCCGACGACAGTCTCGATGAGCTTGGCATGGATTCCCTGGCGTGTTTGACGTTGGCATCCAGGTTGACGGGCTCTTTTGAAGTGAGGGTCCCCAATAGCAAGATGATGGAATGCACTACTGTCGGCCAGCTTACCGATTTTGTGTTTGGTTTGGGAATGGATGGTTCGTCATCCCCCAGCAATTCGACTAGCCAGTCAGACTTTttagaagaagaagaagggggaacGCCCGGTACGCCATTAACAGACACGGACGGTGATCCTCACGATGTTATGAGCCTGATCACGTCAACCATCATTGAAGAAAGTGGTGTCCAAAAGAGTGACCTCGAACCTGACGTGGAGCTGGGTGATCTGGGCATAGATTCACTAATGGCTCTTACAGTTGTGAGCAAACTGCGCACCTCGGGACTTGACCTCCCGCTGGACTTCTTTCACACGCATACTACTATAGGCGATGTCACTCGAGCATTGACTGGAGCAAGTCCGGTGCAAGACGAGGGCACCGTCAGTGCCAGTGACAGTGACAGGGCTAGCAGGCAAGCAGCCGAGGGGTCGGTGATCTCGAATACTGCCATGCTGATTCCCATCCAAGCCGGCCATAAGCCTCGTCGGCCGAGGAGGCTTTTCCTGTTCCCAGATGGGTCTGGTTCCCCAGGCTCGTATGCCAGACTCGGCGATCTTCATCCAGCATTCGAGGTCTACGGACTGGTGTGTCCGTTCATCGACAACCCCGACAATTGTAGTTGTCGGATTGAAGATTTAGTACGGAAATACCTCGAGACAGTCAGAAAAGAGCAGCCACGGGGCCCTATCACCTCGGAGGGTGGTCAGTTAGAGGTGTTCTGGCGTTCGAGGCCGCGAAGCAACTCCATGCCACTGGTCAAGAGACTCGTCTCTTATTACTGCTGGATACACCGTGCCCTGCGGTTCTTCCTCCAATGCCGGCAAGCTTCATTGACCACCTTGAGACTTCCGGGGTGTTGCCTTGTACAAACTTGA